The window ctttattcttttcgactcaagcTATTTGTGCTGATAAGTAGCGTATAGTATATTATTTTGACTAgttttacacacacacacacacacacacacacacacacacacacacacacacacacatatatatatatatatatatatatatatatatatatatatatatatatatatatatatatatatatatatttcacatatttatagttttcttcaatttttatgtaattttacatgtttataaatatttactatcattatattattttataaaatattaaaaattaaatacctatggagCTTACGCCCGTGCCTCGGGACTTACGCCTCGCTGAtgcatatgtaaaacgcctcgccttacgctcacgcattttaaaatattattttcactttattattttttctcttaATCAACTAAGAAACCAATATTTTAAATCCCTAGGTCAAACGTGGCAGCAACCATATTAAGAGAATGGGCTTCGTGCTCCTTTTTCTTTGACCCAATAGTTATAGATAAAATGAATTCTCCAATTTCACAATTAATAAGTATacaaaagaaattcgggttattACTTCTATACTCTCATGGATGCGGATCTGATTCTAATATCAAGGCCAGCAGCGTAaatgtttttattaattttattttcttgatgaagatGGTGAGACTTAACTCCAGTACACATAGTCATTATCTGAGAATTATGGAATCAGGGGTGGATGCACGTTGCCCCTAGTGTGTTACATGACACTGCTTTGTCGGATTTTTTTTTACTAACTGTGTAAATATGTATGTttataataagtaaaataaaaatattgagtataaatataaaaaaatcatgACATCACTTTTCATTATAATAATCTATTCATTTGTTCACTTTTTGAAATGAATACTCCAAAAATTCCGTGTACGCAACCGAATAGAAGGATAGGTACAGTTACAGGTATAGGAACAAAAAACCTTTCCTGCCAAGAACCATTTTTAATGTCTCAAACTCCTTAACTCTGTTATTGAGTTTTGAGTTTCCTAATCTTCTGAGTAATAAGAGTTGGGAGGACAGTGTATACCTGTCTGATAAGATGATGTATAAACTGTCTAGGACAGTTTTGTGCTGCAAACTACTAGTATAAACTTAACATTGATGTTCTTGCGGCTTACTTTCCTTGTAAATAGAAAAATACCCTACGTGTACATACATATGTTGTAGGAGGATTTCATGAGCACATAAGATCACAGAatgtatcataatttttttttggaaaggtTAGGCTACGTATACCTCTCGGGCATGTATTTTGCTACTGGTTAATTCTAATACACATCGTAGGGGTCTagcctaccccccccccccccacaaatcTTCAAGGTggctttaattaaaaaaatgtgACTTTATTTGAACATTCAATCTGTAAGATTACATAGTTTTATTTCCTTGATTATGTCTTCAACAAAAACTCAGCAAAATAATCTCGTAAAATTGGGAGAAAGGGCTACTCTTCAGTCTTCACTAAGAAAGCACATGTACAGGAGGGGGGTAGCCTGGTTTTGAGCAGACTTAAACTGGCTCCAGTTTAGTAAGAATTTGAGTATTTGACTAGTAAAGGGAAGACAACAAACGGGGTTTTGTAATGGAAAGCATCTCCTTCTATAAAAACTGAGGAAGATAACACTTGTACAACAGTTATAATGATACATCAGACATTTTTGCATGTCAAGTTTTTCCTTGTGTGTTTTTTCAGGTCTTACTCTCTTTCCATGGCTTATTCTCATGGGAGTATAAGCCTCAAAcccaagaaaaacaaataaataacttAATGAATGGGACTGGTGATCTTCCACCTTTCCCTCACCCCACACTTTTCTTTCTCTAAGCCATGCTAAATGTCATCAAATGCTTAGTAAAAGAACCAAGAAAGAAAAGCCAAACAAacttggaaaaaaaaaaacaataagcATTCAACTGTCATATAGCCGACCTCAACTTGTTTGGGATTGTGGCGTAGTTGTAAGCAGTCAACTGTCAACGGCATTAGTCGATATGGGTGGCGACCGTGACAGCTGGTGATGAATTTGAGACTCGGCTTGCACCTGGGGCTGCTTTTGCTGCTCAGCATATCTGTTCAGTCTTTCAAGCAATTGGGTTGCCTTCCTTTTACCCCTTTCTGTGCCATTTTGTACTAAATCCATCAAAGGACCCATCAAACCTAGTTGCTGCGCTTCGACTAGATGATGTTGGTCCCCGGAGCAGAGGTGTACTAGAACTGCAGCTGCATTTTCTTTGTTTCTTGGAGACCCATTTGAGATCACATCCACCAAAACAGGAACTGCCTCTGCAGCTCCGATAGCTGCCTTCCCTTCTGGGTGGCTCGACAAGATTGCTAAAATAGCAAGTGCTTCATCAACCATGCCACCTTGAGGTTCCGTGAGCAGCCGCATAAGGGTAGGTACAACACCAGCCCTTATTGCCTTGCCCTTGTTCCCTTGATAAATGCATAGATTGAAAAGCGCTGTAGCGGCGTCTTTCTTTCCCCTTTGGGTACCTTCACTTAATAATGCCACGAGCGGAGGAATTGCTCCAGAAGAACCAATGGTGACCTTATTTTCATCTATAACTGAAAGGCTGAACAGGGTGGCTGCTGCATTTTCACGAGCTTCCATGCTCCCTTTCTTGAGCACATGCACAATACCAGGCACTGCTCCGGAGGTTACGATGTTTCCTTTATTATGCTCACATATGGAAAGGTTAAGAAGTGCTGTAACAGCATGCTCTTGGGTCCGAGAATCAGGTGTGGAGAGAAGATGGACCAGCAGAGGAATGGCACCCGCTTCAGCTATTGCAACACGATTATCAGCATTACGCTTAGCAAGAAGGCGGATTTCACCTGCAGCAGCGCGCTCCTCTTCAGGGCTGCCAGATTTGAGCTTTCTCAGGAGATTTTCAATCTTCGAGCGCTCAGCAGGGGTGCATGCGGATGCTGATTTAGTGGGTCGAGAACTACCTGGTCTTTTGGGTGGTTCAATCCCATTTGCTTCACACCACTGTGCTATAAGACTACGCAGCACGTAGTTGGGTGTCAGAGCTTTGCTTGTGAGGGCTTGTTGGGTCTTGGGACAAGTGCCATGCCCATCTTCCAGCCACTTCTCAATACAAGAACGTTCATAGGTCTGCAGTGAAGTAAGATATTAACCTGTTATAAAATGATAATATGGAAATGATAACACCATCTTTAAACGAAGTATGTCTAGAGGAAATGACATCTTCCAAGAGCAAGCAACCAATAAGCCACAAGGTATGAATATCTACTACACATCATTGCGTATATAGAAAATTAGCATGGACTGAAACAAAAGTCGTTTGAGATCTTTGGCGAAATGTCTTGTTTCCATTTTGATGATAGTCTGTGTATAAAGCATATTTATGAATCATCTGACTAACTGTAACTTGTTCCTCATGGTGATCTAAACAATTTTGAAGCACTTCACTAGAAAAAAGCTATGAACTCTAGTCAGTCTAGTTGACGTGATagtcttcaaaaatatttctgagAATGTGCATTTCAAATACTGGGGTGTAATAGAAATGAAAGATTAGAAATGCAGCAACCTTGGATGAAATTATAGGTCTGACCGACAACTAATAAATACACACAACCACCAGAGCAAGATATTAGTTATGTATCCTCATAAACTAAGTCGCAATGGAAGGAAAGAATCTGGTTTTCCTGTAATGAAAGAGTAATAAAAGATAGTTTCAACTGATCTTTTACGTCAATATGCTAAAAGAACTCAGTATCTATACCTGTCCAGTTGAGACAATAACGGGATCTCTCATCAACTCCAGGGATATAGGGCAACGAAAATCATCTGGTATAACTGGGGCCTTCTGGCTCCCGTCTTCAGATGCTTGTCCACTAAACGTTGAAGACTTTTCCCTTGCAGAAGAATCAATGTTTGGGTTCTCAGTCTGTACGAAGTCCTTAATTTTCTTCAGTAGCATTGACATCTTCTCTATTCTCTCCTCGGGATCCCCATCTGTGGCAATGACCATTTCATGCAAAGCTAGTGATTCTTGTTTAAGGTCATCTAATTCAGTCAGCTGTAGCTTATCGACTAACCGCCTTAGGACAGCGTGATCTACCACTGCATCATTACAATTGCTATAAAGAGAAAACAAATCTTCATGCAGTTCAACATCAGGTGTTTCAATCCTTCCCTTGGCTCTTCGAAACTGAGAAAGGACAAGTTCAACCTGGAAGCAGAAGAAGTTACAGATGGCAAAGAACTGAAACATGTTTCCGACCGTAGGCCATCTGACCCATCAAGCTATATTGCTAACAAAGATGAATGCAGTACTTGAACCACTTTAATTTCTGATGGACTAAAATATGTAGCGAACCCATTCACTTGTCTAGTTCTTATGGACAAATGTTCTTGAGTACTTCAgagaaaattaataaatttattaTGCCAAATTAACACATGCTTGACGCATCCTTTGACAGTGAAAAATAATTTGTTGTTAAGAATAATTATTCATAACATAAGATCTTGTAATCGTGAAATTTTAAAAACTAGTGACAGAATTAGGGAAGAGAATGAGATCCAGTATTTATGCTGCTTCTTCCAAAACAATCTCCCCCCTGGAATGGAAGGGTTAATAAGAAAATGATGTGCACCTGTTCTTTAACTTCGTCGGATATGTCAAGCTTTTCATAATAAATTCCACTTAAAGCTTGTTCAAGCTGAGATGTCACCTCTTGAAATTTATTCATGATCTGCTCTCTTTCTAGCACCTGCAAATAGACACCAATTCTTGAGTGACTTACTTAAATTCTGTAGGACAGATTAGGAGTCATGGATCAAAGAATCGCACTGCCACTCTACAAGGATTAAACATAATTGTTGCTCCTACTTGCAAGGAATGCCAGCTTTAATTTAGAATAAGTTTATGAGAATCATTTGGCAATGCAAAATGTGAATCTGCAGATGAAAGTATACTTGGGGTACCTGCCAGGCGTTCAGACATCTCTCGGTATCCTAAAGAACAAGTCAGTTTATCGTGTCTGGATATCAGGCCAACCAAGCAGTTAATGTACGCGAGGCACCAAATTCCTAGTAAGAGCTATCAGCTAACAGGAGGTAGGTACGCTTACTTGTTCTAGAACTTTCATATTTTCACCAATGTACTCAGCAGAATGTGATGTTCTTCATAATCTAATTAATCTTCTCAAGTAATTGTTGAGGCATAATCAAATAGATTTAAGTGCATAATTATAGACAATGGACATACAAAATGCCCTTTTGATGTTTTCAAAAGAGCGTGCACCAATGCCCTTGGGGGGAACAGGGTAAAGAAGCAAAGATGTGATGACCTCAGACAACCAACATTACATTGTGTATTGATGCTAGAACAGgttgtaaaatatttttagaattttttgacCAGATATACCACAAGCTTTGCAATTAGTTCAGTGGCAATGTATTATACTAAAAAATCGTGAAACATTTTGTGCTCCTTGCTGGCAACCCCCTTCACTTGTTGGAGTAGAACATCCATATAAAGATACTACATTTACAGCAGCGAGTGATTCTAAAATCCTGCCAAAGGTCTTCATAAAATTTGTTCAGTTATAGGAGAAAATAATGA is drawn from Nicotiana tabacum cultivar K326 chromosome 9, ASM71507v2, whole genome shotgun sequence and contains these coding sequences:
- the LOC107811310 gene encoding U-box domain-containing protein 13-like, with the protein product MGEEDKGEIVQKLIETVNEISSINEFRNSVKKQYCNLARRLKLLTPMFEEIRDCKEPLPVDSLKALVSLKLALQSAKVVLKFGSEGSKIYLVLEREQIMNKFQEVTSQLEQALSGIYYEKLDISDEVKEQVELVLSQFRRAKGRIETPDVELHEDLFSLYSNCNDAVVDHAVLRRLVDKLQLTELDDLKQESLALHEMVIATDGDPEERIEKMSMLLKKIKDFVQTENPNIDSSAREKSSTFSGQASEDGSQKAPVIPDDFRCPISLELMRDPVIVSTGQTYERSCIEKWLEDGHGTCPKTQQALTSKALTPNYVLRSLIAQWCEANGIEPPKRPGSSRPTKSASACTPAERSKIENLLRKLKSGSPEEERAAAGEIRLLAKRNADNRVAIAEAGAIPLLVHLLSTPDSRTQEHAVTALLNLSICEHNKGNIVTSGAVPGIVHVLKKGSMEARENAAATLFSLSVIDENKVTIGSSGAIPPLVALLSEGTQRGKKDAATALFNLCIYQGNKGKAIRAGVVPTLMRLLTEPQGGMVDEALAILAILSSHPEGKAAIGAAEAVPVLVDVISNGSPRNKENAAAVLVHLCSGDQHHLVEAQQLGLMGPLMDLVQNGTERGKRKATQLLERLNRYAEQQKQPQVQAESQIHHQLSRSPPISTNAVDS